A stretch of Synechococcus sp. WH 8020 DNA encodes these proteins:
- a CDS encoding BCD family MFS transporter, translated as MAASIEMNEVQGLRWPTLLRLSLFQACLGTLAVLFTGTFNRILITELAFPALLAGGGLGFEQLVSPARVLFGHLSDSHPLMGQHRTPYVLLGTIAICLLATLSVPVSFKVKEALDSGSPLLASAGVAAFCGLFALYGLATSLASTSYLALVIDRTTEEQRPRCIGVIWAMLTIGIIVGAIAISLAVSSIDGISDPIVLQSWLQKFMISITSIVMVLTIISTWGVEKPIATGTVRPVQDLITLQDAWGVVTSSRQIVIFFGFLVLFTLGLFLQDPILESFGAEVFLMPVSKTTLLNAWWGSGTLVGLLLAGWFITPKLGKLATARLGCWMVMGSLFLLVISGWQQASGLLPLVMVLFGFAAGVGTNSALTLMLDLTLPAMAGTFVGIWGLAQALSRGMGKVVGGGLLDLGRQLLPNAGPMAGYGLVFSIEIVVMAGALIVLNQLSVGQFRESTAQRLDMVLMAEIDG; from the coding sequence ATGGCCGCTTCCATTGAGATGAACGAGGTTCAAGGTCTTCGCTGGCCAACCCTGCTCCGATTAAGTCTCTTCCAGGCTTGTCTTGGAACCCTCGCGGTGCTTTTCACTGGGACCTTTAATCGGATTCTCATTACAGAACTTGCCTTTCCTGCATTGCTGGCAGGCGGTGGTTTGGGATTTGAGCAACTGGTTTCACCGGCACGGGTGTTGTTTGGCCATCTCAGTGACTCGCATCCCTTAATGGGTCAACATCGGACGCCCTATGTACTGCTTGGGACCATCGCCATTTGTCTATTGGCGACTTTAAGTGTTCCCGTTAGTTTTAAAGTAAAAGAAGCTCTAGACAGTGGATCTCCCTTATTAGCTTCGGCTGGAGTTGCGGCATTTTGTGGTTTATTTGCTCTTTACGGCTTGGCGACTTCTCTAGCTAGTACCTCCTATTTAGCCCTTGTGATCGATCGCACAACGGAAGAACAACGACCGCGATGCATCGGAGTGATTTGGGCGATGCTCACTATCGGAATCATCGTTGGAGCGATTGCAATCAGTCTTGCTGTCAGCTCGATTGATGGCATTTCTGATCCAATCGTTCTTCAGAGTTGGCTTCAGAAGTTCATGATCTCGATCACCTCGATCGTGATGGTGTTGACCATTATTTCGACCTGGGGGGTGGAAAAGCCAATAGCAACTGGAACAGTTCGACCTGTCCAGGATTTGATCACACTTCAAGATGCATGGGGTGTTGTCACCTCAAGCCGACAAATTGTGATCTTTTTTGGATTTTTAGTTTTATTCACCCTTGGACTCTTTTTACAGGATCCAATTCTGGAAAGTTTTGGAGCTGAGGTCTTTTTGATGCCTGTGTCTAAAACCACTCTGCTCAATGCTTGGTGGGGATCAGGAACACTGGTGGGTTTGCTTCTAGCGGGCTGGTTCATCACACCAAAACTTGGGAAGTTGGCCACTGCCCGTTTGGGTTGCTGGATGGTGATGGGTTCTCTGTTTCTGTTGGTGATCAGCGGCTGGCAGCAAGCCTCAGGCCTTCTCCCCCTCGTCATGGTCTTGTTTGGCTTTGCTGCAGGCGTCGGCACCAACAGCGCACTGACCTTGATGCTTGATCTCACTCTCCCAGCGATGGCAGGAACCTTTGTAGGCATTTGGGGCTTAGCTCAAGCCCTCTCACGAGGGATGGGAAAGGTCGTAGGTGGTGGACTGCTTGACCTTGGGCGTCAGCTATTACCCAACGCTGGTCCGATGGCTGGCTACGGCTTGGTGTTTTCGATCGAAATTGTTGTCATGGCAGGCGCATTGATTGTTCTTAATCAGTTGAGCGTCGGCCAATTCAGAGAATCCACAGCGCAGCGACTCGACATGGTGTTGATGGCCGAAATCGATGGTTGA
- the psb29 gene encoding photosystem II biogenesis protein Psp29 produces the protein MTDQRTIADSKRAFHTAFPYVIPSLYRRTADELLVELHLLSHQQHFKSDAFFAVGLRQVFTAFTQGYKPEKHLDELYAAICTCNGFDPEALKQLAEGSTSAVSGHTINEVREWLSNRGAGAPEPLASGISSVGGESFHYSRLMAVGLLSLLSSAQGGEPSDPDELKNLAHEIGEQLGLSKPRLDKDLSLYTSNLEKMAQAVELIEETLAAERRKRDRQVANSQASDSKTPDAQSASPDESAAEEITN, from the coding sequence TTGACGGATCAACGGACGATCGCTGACAGCAAGCGTGCCTTTCATACAGCTTTTCCTTATGTGATTCCGTCTCTGTACAGGAGAACGGCTGACGAGCTGTTGGTTGAGCTGCATCTTCTCAGTCACCAACAGCATTTCAAGAGCGATGCCTTCTTTGCTGTTGGCTTACGTCAGGTGTTTACGGCGTTCACTCAGGGCTACAAGCCTGAAAAACACCTCGATGAGCTCTATGCAGCCATTTGTACATGCAATGGGTTTGATCCTGAAGCCTTGAAACAGCTCGCAGAGGGATCGACCTCAGCGGTGTCAGGACACACAATCAATGAGGTGCGTGAGTGGCTTTCCAATCGCGGGGCTGGGGCTCCTGAGCCTTTGGCATCTGGAATCTCAAGTGTTGGTGGTGAGTCATTTCACTACTCGCGACTGATGGCTGTGGGCTTGTTGAGCCTGCTCTCATCCGCTCAAGGTGGAGAACCCTCAGATCCTGACGAACTCAAAAACCTCGCCCATGAAATCGGTGAGCAACTTGGACTTTCCAAACCTCGTTTGGATAAGGACCTCAGCCTGTACACATCCAATCTTGAAAAGATGGCCCAGGCCGTGGAACTGATTGAAGAAACCTTGGCAGCAGAACGTCGTAAACGGGATCGTCAGGTGGCCAATTCTCAAGCAAGCGATTCAAAGACACCGGACGCTCAATCAGCGTCGCCCGATGAATCAGCTGCGGAAGAGATCACTAATTGA
- a CDS encoding 5-(carboxyamino)imidazole ribonucleotide synthase has product MASFPHTDLQRMPSVDNTIGVIGGGQLALMLGEAAQTRGVTLAVQASKAEDPAASLAKDLVIAGSTDAHATRELSTHCAGITFENEWVAVDALMPLERQGVQFTPSLASLVPLVNKLSQRRLLDDLLIPSPEWISLAELNPGSPSLPSGWTFPVMAKAAYGGYDGKGTRVVNDLNGLAQLLRNVDANEWFIEAWISYEQELALVVSRDSKGRIRSLPLAETHQKNQVCDWVIAPAAVSQLVEATAYNIAASLLTKLSYVGVMTLEFFYGSSGLFVNEVAPRTHNSGHFSIEACSSSQFDQQLCIAAGLEVPNPQLIADGSLMVNLLGLSHDQAEPLDERLSKLRSIEELHLHWYGKDEIPGRKLGHVTTLLKGHSAAERAERAQHMLQSIREIWPLPLNW; this is encoded by the coding sequence ATGGCAAGCTTCCCCCACACCGATCTGCAACGGATGCCCAGCGTTGACAACACAATTGGCGTTATCGGTGGCGGACAACTTGCCCTGATGCTCGGTGAAGCAGCGCAAACACGAGGTGTGACCCTTGCCGTTCAAGCGTCAAAAGCTGAAGATCCTGCAGCCTCCCTGGCGAAGGATTTAGTAATCGCTGGATCCACAGATGCCCATGCAACGAGAGAGCTCTCAACACATTGCGCCGGCATTACCTTCGAAAATGAATGGGTCGCTGTTGATGCATTGATGCCTCTCGAGCGACAGGGAGTGCAATTCACTCCATCACTTGCCAGCTTGGTTCCTCTCGTTAATAAGTTGTCCCAGAGACGGCTTCTCGATGATCTGTTAATCCCAAGTCCAGAGTGGATTTCATTAGCTGAACTGAATCCTGGGTCGCCATCCTTACCGAGCGGATGGACGTTCCCTGTCATGGCGAAGGCTGCCTATGGCGGTTACGACGGCAAAGGCACACGGGTTGTGAACGATCTCAACGGCTTGGCTCAGTTGCTTCGCAACGTCGATGCCAATGAGTGGTTCATCGAAGCCTGGATTTCCTACGAACAGGAACTTGCCCTCGTTGTCAGCCGAGATTCAAAAGGGCGAATTCGAAGCCTGCCATTAGCCGAAACGCATCAGAAAAACCAAGTTTGTGACTGGGTGATTGCACCGGCAGCAGTAAGTCAACTCGTTGAGGCTACGGCTTACAACATTGCCGCTTCACTTCTTACAAAGCTTAGTTATGTGGGGGTGATGACTTTGGAGTTTTTCTATGGATCGTCGGGTTTATTTGTCAATGAAGTAGCTCCTAGAACTCATAATTCAGGGCATTTTTCAATTGAGGCCTGTTCCAGTAGTCAATTTGATCAACAACTCTGTATCGCTGCAGGTCTGGAAGTCCCTAATCCACAGCTCATTGCAGATGGCTCCTTGATGGTCAATCTGCTCGGCCTGAGTCATGACCAGGCTGAACCGCTTGACGAACGTCTTTCCAAACTCCGCTCAATTGAGGAGTTGCATTTGCATTGGTATGGAAAAGATGAAATCCCGGGACGAAAACTGGGGCATGTCACCACCCTGCTGAAGGGCCATAGCGCTGCTGAACGGGCCGAGAGAGCACAGCACATGCTGCAAAGTATTCGTGAAATCTGGCCCCTTCCCCTAAATTGGTAG
- the pyk gene encoding pyruvate kinase, whose product MAQIDLTRRTKIVATIGPATESPERIRELIQAGATTFRLNFSHGDHSEHAERIATIRQVAHELGAHIGILQDLQGPKIRLGRFEEGPITLAKGDQFALTAKQVRCNQTVATVTYDKLAEEVSAGSRILLDDGRVEMKVDRVDSVDQTLHCLVTVPGVLSNNKGVNFPDVQLSVRALTQKDRQDLAFGLQQGVDWVALSFVRNPSDMQEIRELIRKHGYSTPVVAKIEKFEAIDQIDAILPLCDGVMVARGDLGVEMPAEEVPLLQKDLIHKANSLGIPIITATQMLDSMASSPRPTRAEVSDVANAILDGTDAVMLSNETAVGDFPVEAVETMATIARRIERDYPQRPIDTHLPSTIPNAISGAVSSIARQLNAAAILPLTKSGATAHNVSKFRPSTPILAITSEVNVARKLQLVWGVTPLLIETQKSTTATFTLAMAYAQEIGVLKDGDLCVQTAGTLAGISGSTDLIKVGIVSAVLGRGTGFGTGSVSGKVRIAMSASDCARLEPGDILVARDTSADYLDGIRDAAAVITEQPGEDSHAAVIAKRLGVPVITGVANATQDLREGEVVTLHVKDGVVHRGTGSNQAMKLDTML is encoded by the coding sequence ATGGCTCAGATCGATCTAACCCGTAGAACCAAGATCGTGGCCACCATCGGGCCCGCAACGGAAAGTCCAGAAAGGATCCGTGAACTCATTCAAGCCGGAGCGACCACGTTTCGACTGAACTTCTCCCATGGAGATCACAGCGAGCACGCCGAACGAATCGCCACGATTCGGCAGGTGGCCCACGAATTGGGAGCCCATATCGGCATTCTTCAGGATCTTCAGGGTCCGAAGATTCGCTTAGGTCGGTTCGAAGAAGGTCCGATCACACTCGCGAAAGGCGATCAATTCGCCCTTACGGCGAAGCAGGTGCGATGCAATCAGACGGTTGCAACAGTGACCTACGACAAGCTGGCCGAAGAAGTCTCTGCTGGCAGTCGCATCCTTCTGGATGATGGCCGCGTTGAGATGAAGGTTGATCGTGTGGATAGCGTCGACCAGACCCTCCACTGCTTGGTCACCGTTCCTGGCGTGCTGTCCAACAACAAGGGTGTCAACTTCCCGGATGTGCAGCTCTCTGTCCGCGCCCTAACCCAAAAAGATCGCCAAGATCTGGCCTTTGGTCTTCAGCAGGGTGTCGACTGGGTGGCGCTGAGTTTCGTTCGCAACCCCTCTGACATGCAGGAGATCAGAGAACTGATTCGTAAGCACGGATACAGCACTCCTGTGGTTGCAAAAATCGAAAAGTTCGAAGCGATCGATCAAATTGACGCGATTTTGCCGCTTTGTGATGGCGTGATGGTCGCTCGAGGTGATCTGGGGGTTGAAATGCCAGCAGAAGAAGTCCCTCTTCTTCAAAAAGATCTGATCCACAAAGCCAACAGCCTGGGGATCCCGATCATCACGGCGACCCAGATGCTCGATTCCATGGCCTCGAGCCCTAGGCCTACGCGTGCTGAGGTCAGTGACGTTGCCAATGCCATTCTCGATGGCACTGATGCGGTGATGCTGTCCAACGAGACCGCTGTTGGTGACTTCCCTGTTGAGGCTGTTGAAACGATGGCGACGATCGCTAGACGGATCGAACGGGATTATCCTCAACGGCCCATTGATACGCATCTGCCGAGCACGATCCCGAATGCGATTAGTGGGGCCGTGAGCAGCATTGCCAGGCAGCTCAACGCGGCTGCGATCTTGCCTTTAACCAAAAGCGGTGCCACCGCCCATAACGTCAGTAAGTTCCGCCCCTCCACTCCGATCCTTGCGATCACCAGCGAAGTCAACGTGGCGCGCAAGCTTCAGTTGGTTTGGGGCGTGACTCCACTGTTGATAGAAACTCAGAAGAGCACCACCGCCACCTTCACTTTGGCGATGGCTTATGCCCAAGAGATCGGTGTGCTCAAAGACGGTGATCTTTGCGTGCAAACAGCAGGAACGCTTGCGGGAATCAGTGGTTCGACTGACCTGATCAAAGTGGGGATCGTGAGTGCTGTACTCGGACGAGGTACGGGTTTCGGAACTGGCTCTGTGAGCGGAAAAGTGCGCATTGCGATGTCTGCCAGTGATTGCGCCCGACTGGAACCAGGAGACATTCTTGTGGCTCGGGATACATCAGCGGATTACCTCGACGGCATTCGCGATGCGGCAGCTGTGATCACAGAACAACCAGGTGAGGACTCACACGCTGCGGTCATCGCCAAACGCTTAGGCGTTCCCGTGATTACTGGGGTCGCCAATGCCACACAAGATCTCAGAGAAGGCGAAGTGGTCACCTTGCACGTGAAAGATGGTGTGGTTCATCGGGGAACCGGCAGCAACCAGGCGATGAAATTAGACACCATGCTCTGA
- a CDS encoding ABC transporter permease produces MASKLPLADTVGMALTTLKANRLRSLLTMLGIVIGNASVITLVGVGRGAQNLAENQLSSLGANVLFVVPGSNDTRRQGVEFPRTLVLDDATAIATQVPSVKRVAPQISANEVVQAGARSTSASISGVTPAFLPVRSFEVAQGRFISAEDEQSAKTVVVIGPDLRDKLFPSGAAVGQSLRIRDQGFSVIGVMEPKGAVFGSNQDENAYIPLTTMVSRLTGRNPTYGVSLSFISVEAKDEQSTGPAKFQITNLLRQRHRILRKDDFAVRSQKDALTIVGTITGGLTLMLGAIGGVSLLVGGIGIMNIMLVSVSERTEEIGLRKALGARSSDVLRQFLVESLVLASLGGVIGTALGLGTVTAVAFLSPLPATIGATTILVTVGLSGSIGLFFGVVPAKRAAMLDPIVALRSL; encoded by the coding sequence ATGGCCAGCAAGTTGCCGCTTGCCGACACCGTCGGCATGGCTCTTACCACACTTAAAGCAAATCGCTTACGCAGCTTGCTCACGATGCTCGGCATCGTCATTGGAAACGCCTCAGTCATCACGCTTGTAGGTGTAGGGCGAGGGGCCCAAAATTTGGCGGAGAACCAGCTCAGCAGTCTTGGAGCCAATGTTCTGTTTGTGGTGCCTGGGAGCAACGACACGCGCAGGCAGGGGGTGGAATTTCCTCGCACCTTGGTTCTGGACGATGCCACTGCGATTGCTACGCAGGTTCCAAGCGTGAAACGTGTCGCGCCACAAATCTCAGCCAATGAAGTGGTTCAGGCTGGAGCGAGGAGTACCAGCGCCTCGATCTCAGGGGTCACACCCGCTTTTTTACCAGTGCGCAGTTTTGAAGTTGCCCAGGGTCGATTCATCAGTGCTGAAGATGAACAGAGTGCCAAGACCGTTGTGGTGATCGGGCCAGATCTTCGCGACAAACTCTTTCCCTCTGGTGCAGCGGTAGGCCAAAGCCTTCGCATTCGAGACCAGGGTTTCAGTGTGATTGGAGTGATGGAACCCAAAGGAGCGGTCTTTGGGTCAAATCAGGATGAAAATGCTTATATCCCTCTAACAACAATGGTGAGCCGTCTCACTGGCCGTAACCCAACCTATGGCGTGAGTCTCAGCTTCATTAGCGTTGAAGCAAAGGATGAGCAAAGTACTGGACCAGCCAAGTTTCAAATCACCAATTTGCTGAGGCAACGGCACCGCATTTTGCGCAAGGACGATTTTGCAGTTCGATCCCAAAAAGATGCTCTCACCATCGTTGGCACGATTACAGGCGGCCTAACGCTGATGCTCGGAGCGATTGGTGGCGTATCGCTGCTGGTAGGAGGCATCGGAATCATGAACATCATGTTGGTATCGGTGAGTGAGCGAACGGAAGAAATCGGTTTACGCAAGGCATTAGGTGCACGTAGTTCCGATGTGCTTCGACAGTTTTTAGTGGAGAGTCTTGTTTTGGCGAGCCTTGGTGGAGTGATTGGAACCGCACTAGGGCTTGGCACCGTCACAGCGGTTGCATTCCTGTCGCCTTTACCAGCAACGATTGGCGCCACAACAATTTTGGTCACTGTGGGCCTGTCTGGATCGATCGGTTTGTTTTTCGGAGTCGTGCCTGCCAAGCGTGCAGCCATGCTCGATCCGATCGTTGCACTACGAAGCCTCTAA
- the ftsH gene encoding ATP-dependent zinc metalloprotease FtsH → MNQRWRQIALWILPIGVALLLVWQLVGSGTLNNVRTTSSASTGGATTVAPRNAAVARMSYGRFLDYVEAGRVTAVDIYDGGRNAVVEAVDPDLDNRVQRLRVDLPGLAPELINTLKEEGISFDIHPPKTTPPALGILGNLLFPLLLIGSLIFLARRGNSMPGGPGQAMQFGKTKARFAMEADTGVKFDDVAGVSEAKQDLQEVVTFLKQPERFTSVGAQIPKGVLLVGPPGTGKTLLAKAIAGEAGVPFFSLSGSEFVEMFVGVGASRVRDLFKRAKENSPCLIFIDEIDAVGRQRGAGIGGGNDEREQTLNQLLTEMDGFEGNSGIIILAATNRPDVLDSALMRPGRFDRQVTVDAPDIKGRLSILEVHARNKKLDEQLTLDSIARRTPGFTGADLANLLNEAAILTARRRKESIGISEIDDAVDRIIAGMEGHPLTDGRSKRLIAYHEVGHALVGTLVKDHDPVQKVTLIPRGQAQGLTWFSPDEEQMLVSRAQLKARIMGALGGRAAEDVVFGHSEVTTGAGGDIQMVASMARQMVTQFGMSQLGPMALEGGSQEVFLGRDLMTRSDVSDAISKQIDEQVRLIVMKCYEETVALVGQHRQAMDKLVEQLIEQETMDGDEFRSVVAEFAEIPDKERFSPILA, encoded by the coding sequence ATGAATCAACGCTGGCGTCAGATTGCCCTTTGGATTCTTCCCATCGGCGTCGCGTTGCTGCTGGTATGGCAGCTGGTCGGAAGCGGAACTCTGAATAACGTCCGCACCACCAGTAGTGCTTCAACCGGTGGAGCTACCACGGTTGCTCCTCGCAATGCGGCTGTTGCTCGAATGAGTTACGGACGTTTCTTGGATTACGTGGAAGCTGGTCGTGTCACGGCAGTTGATATCTATGACGGTGGCCGCAATGCCGTCGTGGAAGCGGTGGATCCTGATCTTGATAATCGGGTTCAACGGCTCCGGGTTGACCTGCCTGGCTTGGCTCCTGAATTGATCAATACTTTGAAGGAAGAGGGCATCAGTTTTGATATTCATCCACCTAAGACCACACCTCCAGCTCTAGGAATTCTTGGGAACCTCCTCTTCCCGCTACTGCTGATTGGATCTTTGATCTTTCTCGCTCGTCGGGGAAATTCCATGCCAGGCGGTCCTGGACAAGCGATGCAGTTCGGCAAGACCAAAGCGCGTTTTGCGATGGAAGCCGATACGGGGGTGAAATTTGATGATGTTGCCGGTGTCAGTGAAGCCAAGCAAGATCTTCAAGAAGTCGTCACCTTTTTGAAACAGCCGGAGCGTTTTACGTCTGTTGGTGCTCAGATTCCTAAGGGCGTTTTGTTGGTTGGTCCTCCGGGAACAGGTAAAACTCTTCTTGCTAAAGCCATCGCTGGAGAGGCGGGTGTTCCTTTCTTCTCCCTTTCTGGTTCTGAATTCGTTGAGATGTTCGTGGGTGTTGGTGCAAGCCGCGTCCGAGATCTGTTCAAACGAGCGAAGGAGAATAGTCCTTGTCTCATCTTCATTGATGAGATCGATGCTGTCGGACGACAGCGTGGTGCGGGAATTGGTGGAGGCAACGATGAGCGAGAACAAACGCTCAACCAGTTGCTTACTGAAATGGATGGGTTTGAAGGAAACAGTGGAATCATCATCCTTGCAGCAACCAACAGGCCTGATGTGCTGGATTCGGCGCTGATGCGTCCAGGTCGTTTTGACCGTCAAGTTACGGTTGATGCTCCTGATATCAAAGGCCGCCTTTCCATCCTCGAAGTTCATGCGAGGAATAAAAAACTCGATGAGCAGCTCACTCTCGACAGTATTGCCAGAAGGACTCCTGGTTTTACAGGCGCAGATCTTGCCAATCTGTTGAACGAGGCAGCAATCCTTACGGCGCGACGTCGCAAAGAGAGTATCGGAATTTCAGAAATCGATGATGCCGTGGATCGCATCATTGCTGGTATGGAAGGTCATCCCCTCACCGATGGTCGAAGCAAGCGATTGATTGCTTATCACGAGGTGGGTCATGCCTTAGTGGGCACCCTCGTGAAAGATCATGATCCTGTTCAAAAGGTCACGTTGATTCCACGGGGACAGGCTCAGGGCTTGACATGGTTTTCACCAGATGAAGAGCAGATGCTTGTGTCTCGTGCCCAACTCAAAGCTCGCATCATGGGAGCCTTGGGAGGGCGCGCCGCAGAGGATGTTGTCTTCGGTCACTCCGAGGTCACCACTGGTGCTGGTGGTGACATCCAAATGGTGGCTTCCATGGCCCGTCAAATGGTGACGCAGTTCGGCATGAGCCAATTGGGCCCCATGGCTCTGGAGGGCGGCAGCCAGGAGGTTTTTCTGGGCCGCGACTTGATGACGCGTAGCGATGTGTCTGATGCCATCTCCAAACAGATTGATGAGCAGGTGCGATTGATCGTGATGAAGTGCTACGAGGAAACCGTTGCACTCGTTGGTCAACATCGCCAAGCCATGGACAAATTGGTAGAGCAATTGATTGAGCAGGAAACGATGGACGGTGATGAATTCCGTAGTGTCGTTGCTGAATTTGCTGAAATTCCTGATAAGGAACGTTTCTCTCCCATCCTGGCTTAA
- a CDS encoding YggT family protein: protein MDLSFVSTFLQIIAQTLQIYSFVLIVRVLLTWFPNVDMGNPVLSTVSSITDPYLNAFRGLIPPLGGLDLSAILAFVALSLMQQLLVSASYAFAGGFGTYG, encoded by the coding sequence ATGGATTTGAGTTTTGTTTCCACCTTTCTGCAGATCATTGCGCAGACCCTGCAGATTTATTCCTTTGTCTTGATCGTTCGAGTGCTTCTTACCTGGTTCCCGAATGTGGACATGGGAAACCCTGTGCTCAGCACGGTGAGTTCGATCACTGACCCTTACCTCAATGCCTTTCGAGGCCTGATCCCTCCATTAGGTGGACTGGATCTTTCGGCCATTCTTGCGTTCGTTGCCCTGAGCTTGATGCAACAGCTCTTGGTGTCGGCCAGTTATGCCTTTGCAGGTGGATTTGGCACCTACGGCTAA
- a CDS encoding nucleoside triphosphate pyrophosphohydrolase family protein, producing MDLNSYQAAARLTALYPDAGSNPIYPTLGLSGEAGEVADKVKKVLRDRAGLFDEEVRAEIALELGDVLWYVAQLASELGYELEDVANQNLRKLRDRSARGQLKGSGDHR from the coding sequence ATGGACCTGAATTCCTATCAGGCCGCTGCAAGGCTGACGGCTCTATACCCCGATGCTGGCAGCAATCCCATCTATCCGACCCTGGGCCTCAGTGGTGAGGCCGGGGAGGTGGCAGACAAGGTGAAGAAGGTGCTGCGCGACAGAGCTGGGCTCTTTGATGAAGAGGTGCGAGCTGAGATCGCCCTGGAGCTTGGTGATGTGCTCTGGTACGTGGCTCAACTCGCGAGTGAACTGGGATATGAGCTGGAGGATGTGGCCAACCAAAACCTCAGGAAACTGCGTGACCGATCAGCTCGTGGGCAGTTGAAGGGGAGCGGAGATCATCGCTGA
- the clpS gene encoding ATP-dependent Clp protease adapter ClpS → MTMATPGTASVLQPERTTLRYPNARVIVLNDDVNTFEHVVECLCKIIPGMNSDKAWTLAHQIDGEGAAEVWAGPLEPAELYHQQLSSEGLTMAPLERN, encoded by the coding sequence ATGACCATGGCAACTCCTGGAACCGCGAGCGTCCTGCAGCCCGAACGCACAACCCTGCGTTACCCGAATGCCAGAGTCATCGTTCTCAACGATGACGTGAATACGTTCGAACACGTCGTTGAGTGTTTATGCAAAATCATTCCTGGGATGAATAGCGATAAGGCTTGGACCCTGGCCCATCAAATCGATGGAGAAGGCGCTGCAGAAGTGTGGGCAGGCCCCCTGGAGCCCGCAGAGCTTTACCACCAACAGCTGAGTAGCGAGGGACTCACGATGGCTCCCCTGGAACGCAATTAA
- the clpP gene encoding ATP-dependent Clp endopeptidase proteolytic subunit ClpP, with translation MIPIVIEESGRGERAFDIYSRLLRERIIFLGEPVTSDSANRIVAQLLFLEAEDPEKEIFLYVNSPGGSVYDGLGIFDTMQHIKPDVHTVCVGLAASMGAFLLCAGAKGKRSSLQHSRIMIHQPLGGASGQASDIRIQADEILFLKDRLNHELADRTGQPLDKIQADTDRDFFMSPQQAMEYGLIDNVIDKSPVRSV, from the coding sequence ATGATCCCGATTGTGATCGAGGAATCAGGACGAGGAGAAAGGGCTTTTGATATTTATTCTCGTCTCTTGAGGGAGCGAATCATTTTCTTAGGTGAGCCTGTCACCAGCGATTCTGCCAATCGAATCGTTGCGCAGCTTCTTTTTCTGGAAGCGGAAGATCCCGAAAAAGAGATCTTTCTATATGTCAATTCTCCAGGTGGATCGGTGTACGACGGGTTGGGGATCTTTGACACCATGCAGCACATTAAACCGGATGTTCATACCGTTTGTGTTGGCCTTGCCGCAAGCATGGGTGCTTTCCTTCTTTGTGCTGGCGCCAAAGGTAAGCGCAGCAGTTTGCAGCATTCTCGGATCATGATTCACCAGCCCTTGGGTGGAGCAAGTGGTCAGGCCAGTGATATTCGAATCCAGGCCGATGAAATCTTGTTCCTTAAGGATCGTTTGAACCATGAATTGGCCGATCGCACTGGACAACCTCTAGACAAAATCCAAGCCGATACTGATCGAGATTTCTTTATGTCTCCACAACAGGCTATGGAATATGGCTTAATCGACAACGTCATCGATAAGAGCCCTGTCCGCTCGGTATAA
- the petN gene encoding cytochrome b6-f complex subunit PetN codes for MLFTIAWASLAAVFSFSIAMVVWGRNGDGTLNF; via the coding sequence ATGCTGTTCACGATTGCCTGGGCATCCCTTGCTGCTGTCTTCAGTTTCTCGATTGCGATGGTGGTCTGGGGCCGCAACGGTGATGGCACCCTGAATTTCTGA
- a CDS encoding DUF2103 domain-containing protein, translating into MGRLVLTHSTYVKGLIPWLKVLANDPQIQTITPGVIARVKGRCQDLTLRPSVPIRGGFKLMARRGRTAQEVFVITTLEKIDLVQRLASSRSSIL; encoded by the coding sequence GTGGGCCGTCTTGTCTTGACCCATAGCACCTACGTGAAAGGGCTCATACCCTGGCTCAAGGTGTTAGCGAATGACCCACAGATCCAAACCATCACTCCAGGAGTGATTGCAAGGGTCAAGGGACGCTGCCAAGACTTAACGCTTAGGCCATCGGTCCCAATCCGAGGCGGATTCAAGTTGATGGCACGCCGTGGCAGGACTGCACAGGAGGTGTTTGTGATTACAACTCTGGAGAAAATAGATTTAGTCCAACGCTTAGCTAGCTCTAGATCCTCAATTCTCTAA